A single genomic interval of Megalobrama amblycephala isolate DHTTF-2021 linkage group LG17, ASM1881202v1, whole genome shotgun sequence harbors:
- the lmo4 gene encoding LIM domain transcription factor LMO4 isoform X2, protein MVNTACNTQPPHVRMGALAWKRCVGCGCKILDRFLLFALDGYWHCHCLKCSCCQAQLAEIGSSCFTKRGLILCKSDYIRLFGNSGACRACSKSIPANEMVMRAQGNVFHVKCFVCSVCQNQLVPGDRFHYVNGKLYCERDRPTASAHRNDHLDSLREHNISEQES, encoded by the exons ATGGTAAACACTGCTTGTAATACACAACCGCCTCATGTCAGAATGGGGGCCCTGGCATGGAAGCGGTGTGTTGGATGTGGATGCAAGATTTTGGACCGCTTCCTCCTGTTTGCTTTGGATGGATACTGGCACTGCCACTGTCTCAAGTGTTCCTGCTGCCAAGCCCAGCTGGCAGAAATTGGCTCATCATGTTTCACAAAGCGTGGCTTGATCCTCTGCAAAAGTGACTATATAAG ATTATTTGGTAACAGCGGAGCCTGCAGGGCTTGCAGTAAGTCTATCCCAGCAAATGAAATGGTTATGCGAGCACAGGGCAATGTTTTCCATGTCAAG TGTTTTGTGTGCTCTGTCTGCCAAAACCAGCTAGTACCTGGCGACCGTTTTCACTATGTGAATGGAAAACTGTACTGTGAGCGGGACAGGCCAACAGCTTCTGCGCACAGAAACGACCACTTGGATTCACTCAGGGAGCACAACATATCCGAACAGGAGTCCTGA
- the lmo4 gene encoding LIM domain transcription factor LMO4 isoform X1, with protein MLRPHDAMPTRRILNFHSVLGSDPFIMVNTACNTQPPHVRMGALAWKRCVGCGCKILDRFLLFALDGYWHCHCLKCSCCQAQLAEIGSSCFTKRGLILCKSDYIRLFGNSGACRACSKSIPANEMVMRAQGNVFHVKCFVCSVCQNQLVPGDRFHYVNGKLYCERDRPTASAHRNDHLDSLREHNISEQES; from the exons ATGCTGAGACCTCATGATGCTATGCCAACGAGGCGTATTTTAAAT TTTCACTCTGTTCTAGGTAGTGACCCATTTATTATGGTAAACACTGCTTGTAATACACAACCGCCTCATGTCAGAATGGGGGCCCTGGCATGGAAGCGGTGTGTTGGATGTGGATGCAAGATTTTGGACCGCTTCCTCCTGTTTGCTTTGGATGGATACTGGCACTGCCACTGTCTCAAGTGTTCCTGCTGCCAAGCCCAGCTGGCAGAAATTGGCTCATCATGTTTCACAAAGCGTGGCTTGATCCTCTGCAAAAGTGACTATATAAG ATTATTTGGTAACAGCGGAGCCTGCAGGGCTTGCAGTAAGTCTATCCCAGCAAATGAAATGGTTATGCGAGCACAGGGCAATGTTTTCCATGTCAAG TGTTTTGTGTGCTCTGTCTGCCAAAACCAGCTAGTACCTGGCGACCGTTTTCACTATGTGAATGGAAAACTGTACTGTGAGCGGGACAGGCCAACAGCTTCTGCGCACAGAAACGACCACTTGGATTCACTCAGGGAGCACAACATATCCGAACAGGAGTCCTGA